A region from the Kribbella shirazensis genome encodes:
- a CDS encoding response regulator transcription factor: MPARILVAEDDLKQAELIRRYLEREGHLTVVVHDGREAIDEARRLSPDLLVLDVMMPKVDGLDVCRVLRADSSNGTDVPIIMLTARSTEDDLLLGLDLGADDYLTKPYNPRELVARVRTVLRRTRSRAEGEVYRVGELEIDPGRHEVRLGGKLIELTPAEFKILACLAASPGRAFSRQQLLEHAFGFDHYVFDRTVDVHVMNLRKKMEPSPGVPAYLRTVYGVGYKLADKVASHAS; this comes from the coding sequence ATGCCGGCGCGGATCCTGGTCGCTGAAGACGACCTCAAACAGGCGGAGCTCATCCGGCGGTACCTCGAGCGGGAGGGCCACCTGACCGTCGTCGTGCACGACGGGCGGGAGGCGATCGACGAGGCCCGCCGGCTCAGCCCGGACCTGCTGGTACTCGACGTGATGATGCCGAAGGTCGACGGTCTGGACGTCTGCCGCGTGCTGCGGGCGGACTCCTCGAACGGTACGGATGTGCCGATCATCATGCTGACGGCCCGCTCCACCGAGGACGACCTGCTGCTCGGCCTCGACCTCGGCGCGGACGACTACCTCACCAAGCCGTACAACCCGCGCGAACTGGTGGCGCGGGTCCGGACGGTACTGCGGCGTACGCGCAGCCGGGCCGAGGGCGAGGTGTACCGCGTCGGCGAACTGGAGATCGATCCGGGCCGGCACGAGGTCCGGCTGGGCGGGAAGCTGATCGAGCTGACGCCGGCCGAGTTCAAGATCCTCGCCTGCCTGGCGGCCTCGCCGGGACGGGCGTTCTCGCGGCAGCAGTTGCTCGAGCACGCGTTCGGCTTCGACCACTACGTGTTCGACCGGACCGTCGACGTCCACGTGATGAATCTGCGGAAGAAGATGGAGCCGTCGCCCGGCGTACCGGCGTACCTGAGGACCGTGTACGGCGTGGGGTACAAACTCGCGGACAAGGTGGCGTCCCATGCGTCGTAG
- a CDS encoding peptidoglycan-binding protein, which produces MSASPKSRRRVLVGVSAVATVSLGIGVAAGSRITSPEDAAAKTAPPKASQITVPVARKALSSKVVGRGDASFDGAVNIRVETSGIKTAPIVTGKVPAVGSTLTEGKALLEITGRPVIGLAGVLPMYRTLSPGSKGPDVLQLEQTLERLGYDPGTVDDEYTLDTSAAVEELYESAGYEAPVADEQFTQAVDQAKKQVDAAKKQLRQAESQLKAAKDAKAKDTSVQQGAVDDAEENLADAQEAQNEAEFKAGTPLPVSEVVYVKTLPRRVDEVKVERGGTVNGVVMSASGASLVVTVKVDAETAQRLKAGMAATLDLGESVSVAGKVRRVTKNGNQYDVVVAPNALTASQLALLRDANVRVTIPVKSTSGKVLAVPVAALSSGSDGASRVEVLRNGKIELVPVTVGLSADGFAQVTPKGDAKLSEGDQVVVGR; this is translated from the coding sequence GTGAGCGCTTCGCCCAAGTCGCGCCGCCGCGTCCTGGTCGGGGTGTCCGCGGTCGCCACCGTCTCTCTCGGGATCGGGGTCGCCGCAGGCAGCCGGATCACCTCGCCGGAGGACGCGGCTGCGAAGACCGCACCGCCCAAGGCGTCCCAGATCACCGTGCCAGTGGCGAGGAAGGCGCTGTCGAGCAAGGTGGTCGGTCGTGGTGACGCGTCGTTCGACGGCGCAGTGAACATCCGCGTCGAGACCAGCGGGATCAAGACCGCGCCGATCGTCACCGGGAAGGTGCCGGCGGTCGGATCGACGCTCACCGAGGGCAAGGCACTGCTCGAGATCACCGGGCGACCGGTGATCGGGCTGGCCGGTGTCCTGCCGATGTACCGCACGCTGTCGCCGGGAAGCAAGGGACCGGACGTGCTGCAGCTGGAGCAGACGCTCGAGCGACTCGGGTACGACCCGGGGACCGTCGACGACGAGTACACGCTCGACACGTCGGCCGCGGTGGAGGAGTTGTACGAGAGCGCCGGTTACGAGGCCCCGGTCGCGGACGAGCAGTTCACGCAGGCAGTCGACCAGGCCAAGAAGCAGGTCGATGCGGCGAAGAAGCAACTCCGCCAAGCAGAGTCGCAACTGAAGGCAGCCAAGGACGCCAAGGCGAAGGACACCTCCGTGCAACAAGGGGCGGTGGACGACGCAGAGGAGAACCTGGCGGACGCCCAGGAAGCGCAGAACGAGGCCGAGTTCAAGGCCGGTACACCGTTGCCGGTGTCCGAAGTGGTGTACGTGAAGACGCTGCCGCGCCGCGTCGACGAGGTGAAGGTCGAGCGCGGCGGGACGGTGAACGGCGTCGTGATGTCGGCGAGCGGAGCGTCGCTGGTCGTCACGGTCAAGGTCGACGCGGAGACCGCGCAGCGCCTGAAGGCCGGGATGGCGGCGACCCTCGACCTCGGCGAGAGCGTGTCGGTCGCGGGGAAGGTCCGGCGGGTCACCAAGAACGGGAACCAGTACGACGTCGTGGTCGCCCCGAACGCGTTGACCGCGAGCCAGTTGGCCCTGCTACGAGACGCGAACGTCCGGGTGACGATCCCGGTGAAGAGCACCAGCGGCAAGGTTCTCGCCGTACCGGTGGCTGCCCTGTCGTCCGGGTCGGACGGTGCTTCGCGCGTCGAGGTGCTGCGGAACGGGAAGATCGAGCTGGTCCCGGTGACGGTCGGGCTGTCGGCGGACGGGTTCGCGCAGGTGACGCCGAAGGGCGACGCGAAGTTGTCCGAGGGCGATCAAGTGGTGGTGGGGCGATGA
- a CDS encoding ABC transporter ATP-binding protein, which produces MSTAVALPAPVVEMIGVRRFFPGPPEVQAIKGVDLTIGQGEYLSIVGPSGSGKSTLLHLLGLLDNPTGGVYRLDGVDTMSLRERRRAVLRGERIGFVFQSFHLLDHRTVLENVALSMVYVGVPRRQRMARARVALERVGLAHRMEFAPTTLSGGERQRVAIARALVAEPSLLLADEPTGNLDSANAEAILQVFDELHAGGMTLAVITHDDHVSRRAQRQVRIVDGTLQW; this is translated from the coding sequence ATGAGTACCGCGGTCGCTCTGCCGGCGCCGGTCGTCGAGATGATCGGCGTACGGCGGTTCTTTCCCGGACCGCCCGAAGTACAGGCGATCAAGGGTGTCGACCTGACCATCGGGCAGGGGGAGTACCTGTCGATCGTCGGGCCGTCCGGGTCGGGGAAGTCGACGTTGCTGCACCTGCTCGGGTTGTTGGACAACCCAACGGGCGGGGTCTACCGGCTCGACGGCGTGGACACCATGAGCCTGCGTGAGCGACGACGCGCCGTACTGCGGGGGGAGCGGATCGGGTTCGTGTTCCAGTCGTTCCATCTCCTCGACCATCGGACCGTACTGGAGAACGTGGCGCTCTCGATGGTGTACGTCGGGGTGCCGCGGCGGCAGCGGATGGCGCGCGCCCGGGTCGCGCTGGAGCGGGTTGGACTGGCGCACCGGATGGAGTTCGCACCGACCACGCTGTCAGGTGGTGAACGCCAGCGGGTGGCGATCGCGCGGGCTCTCGTCGCGGAACCGAGCCTCCTGCTCGCGGACGAGCCGACCGGCAACCTGGACAGCGCGAACGCGGAGGCGATCCTGCAGGTGTTCGACGAACTGCACGCCGGGGGCATGACCTTGGCAGTCATCACCCACGACGACCACGTCAGCCGCCGCGCGCAACGCCAGGTCCGCATCGTCGACGGAACCCTCCAGTGGTAA
- a CDS encoding ABC transporter permease — translation MRDLLDEALAGVAARPTRLILTTLGTVLGVAALVGTVGLGQTAAGQITQRFDLAAATRVVVQPEEKGGQEGEAATQLPWDAPTRIERLNGVEAAGTVSSLQIGDDLVQNVTGLTGGAGKALQVMAGSAGLWDAVRAVLTTGRFFDDGHDQRADKVVVLGKHAAERLGINRVDSQPAVFIGDEPYTVIGILDSVTGRADLNDAVIMPNGAARQAYDLEAPDAVEIRTAVGAAQLIAEQAPIAIEPNNPSTLNVDAPPKQGAVRKGVESDLNALFLLLGAVALLVGGLGIANVTLLSVLERISEIGLRRALGAARRHIAVQFLVESVIVGFLGGLLGTAVGVILTVSVSWIRDWTPILDNRLAFGSPLLGAFIGLVAGTYPAWKASAIQPITALRGT, via the coding sequence GTGCGGGATCTGCTCGACGAGGCGCTCGCGGGTGTCGCCGCCCGGCCGACCCGGCTGATCCTCACCACGCTCGGCACCGTGCTCGGAGTCGCCGCGCTGGTGGGGACGGTCGGACTCGGGCAGACGGCGGCGGGACAGATCACGCAGCGGTTCGACCTGGCCGCGGCCACGCGCGTCGTGGTGCAGCCCGAGGAGAAGGGCGGACAGGAAGGGGAAGCGGCGACGCAGTTGCCGTGGGACGCGCCGACGCGGATCGAGCGGCTCAACGGCGTGGAAGCGGCCGGCACGGTGAGCAGCCTGCAGATCGGCGACGACCTGGTCCAGAACGTCACCGGCCTGACCGGCGGTGCGGGGAAGGCGCTGCAGGTGATGGCCGGATCGGCCGGCCTCTGGGACGCGGTCCGCGCGGTGCTCACCACCGGCCGGTTCTTCGACGACGGCCACGACCAGCGCGCCGACAAGGTAGTTGTCCTCGGCAAGCATGCCGCCGAGCGGCTCGGTATCAACCGGGTGGACTCGCAGCCGGCCGTGTTCATCGGGGACGAGCCGTACACGGTGATCGGCATCCTGGACTCGGTCACCGGCCGGGCCGACCTGAACGACGCGGTGATCATGCCGAACGGCGCCGCGCGGCAGGCCTACGACCTGGAAGCGCCGGACGCGGTCGAGATCCGTACGGCGGTCGGCGCGGCCCAACTGATCGCAGAGCAGGCCCCGATCGCGATCGAGCCGAACAACCCCAGCACCCTGAACGTCGACGCTCCGCCCAAGCAGGGCGCCGTACGGAAGGGGGTCGAGTCCGACCTGAACGCGCTGTTCCTCCTGCTCGGAGCGGTCGCATTGCTCGTGGGCGGTCTGGGGATCGCGAACGTGACGCTGCTGTCGGTCCTCGAACGCATCTCGGAGATCGGCCTGCGCAGGGCGCTCGGCGCGGCGCGAAGACACATCGCGGTGCAATTCCTGGTCGAGAGCGTGATCGTCGGGTTCCTCGGCGGACTGCTCGGTACGGCGGTCGGCGTCATCCTGACCGTCAGCGTGTCCTGGATCCGCGACTGGACACCGATCCTCGACAACCGGCTCGCGTTCGGCTCACCCCTGCTGGGTGCGTTCATCGGTCTGGTCGCCGGCACGTACCCCGCCTGGAAGGCCTCCGCCATCCAGCCGATCACCGCGCTGCGCGGCACGTGA
- a CDS encoding MFS transporter, giving the protein MRFIRDLVTLLHRRDFRRLFAVRLTSQCGDGVFQVALASYVLFSPERAPDAAAIAGLFAVSLLPYSILGPFTGVLLDRWSRRQILFGANLTRAALVVGVGAIVAAGNAGALFYLAVLLTLGVNRFLLSGLSAGLPHVVERDELVMANAVTPTSGTASFLVGGGIGAGVKLLVDSDLVVLGLTVVIYTAAALLALRLRRDQLGPDLNGDEPGILEALRGIAAGLIDGGRHLRERKQAAFGLAAIGSLRFFFGLMTVSMILLYRNYFYGPGQLDQAFGGLAIATGAVGAGLFVAALVTPWGTRVLSLRQWITWLFVGAAVVSAVPIGFFTQPALVIGGFLMGICAQGIKISVDTLVQTGVDDVYRGRVFSLYDMIFNVGQVSAAALGAAILPDNGKSYPVLALIVAGFAITALVYSRAAQRGDRLDGGGLPGGVRAGDQTDERTQQG; this is encoded by the coding sequence GTGCGCTTCATCCGCGACCTCGTCACCCTCCTCCACCGCCGCGACTTCCGGCGTCTCTTCGCGGTGCGCCTCACCTCGCAGTGCGGTGACGGGGTGTTCCAGGTCGCGCTGGCGTCGTACGTGCTGTTCTCGCCGGAGCGGGCACCGGACGCCGCGGCGATCGCGGGACTGTTCGCGGTGTCCTTGCTGCCGTACTCGATCCTCGGACCGTTCACGGGCGTCCTCCTGGACCGGTGGTCGCGCCGCCAGATCCTCTTCGGCGCGAACCTGACCCGCGCCGCGCTCGTGGTCGGTGTCGGCGCGATCGTCGCGGCCGGCAACGCGGGTGCGCTCTTCTACCTCGCCGTACTCCTGACCCTCGGCGTCAACCGCTTCCTGCTGTCCGGCCTCTCTGCCGGCCTCCCGCACGTGGTGGAGCGCGACGAGCTGGTGATGGCCAACGCGGTCACTCCGACCAGCGGTACGGCGTCCTTCCTGGTCGGCGGCGGGATCGGTGCCGGGGTGAAGCTGCTCGTCGACTCGGATCTCGTCGTCCTCGGGCTGACCGTCGTGATCTACACCGCCGCCGCCCTGCTCGCCCTCCGCCTGCGCCGCGACCAGCTCGGACCGGACCTGAACGGCGACGAGCCCGGCATCCTCGAGGCGCTCCGCGGCATCGCGGCCGGTCTGATCGACGGCGGTCGGCACCTGCGCGAACGCAAGCAGGCCGCCTTCGGGCTCGCCGCGATCGGCTCGCTGCGGTTCTTCTTCGGGCTGATGACGGTCTCGATGATCCTGCTGTACCGCAACTACTTCTACGGTCCCGGACAACTGGATCAAGCGTTCGGTGGACTCGCGATCGCGACCGGCGCGGTCGGGGCAGGGCTGTTCGTCGCCGCACTGGTGACGCCGTGGGGCACCCGCGTGCTGTCGCTGCGGCAATGGATCACCTGGCTGTTCGTCGGCGCGGCCGTGGTCAGCGCCGTACCGATCGGGTTCTTCACCCAGCCCGCGCTGGTGATCGGCGGGTTCCTCATGGGGATCTGCGCGCAGGGCATCAAGATCAGCGTCGACACCCTCGTGCAGACGGGTGTTGACGACGTGTACCGCGGCCGGGTGTTCTCGCTGTACGACATGATCTTCAACGTCGGGCAGGTCTCCGCGGCGGCACTCGGCGCGGCGATCCTGCCCGACAACGGCAAGTCCTACCCGGTCCTCGCGCTGATCGTGGCCGGCTTCGCGATCACCGCACTGGTCTACTCACGTGCCGCGCAGCGCGGTGATCGGCTGGATGGCGGAGGCCTTCCAGGCGGGGTACGTGCCGGCGACCAGACCGATGAACGCACCCAGCAGGGGTGA
- a CDS encoding SAM-dependent methyltransferase, which translates to MAESQDADVDPGMYEQLKLDRPHGARVYDYFLGGKDNFAIDRQAAEHLLQAFPGFRTAALSNRMWMHRAARYAAEQGITQFLDIGTGIPTSPNLHEVVQEIVPSAHVVYADNDPIVLAHSRALLVSKPEGRTAYLEADVIDPQAILQSDEVKELIDFSKPVALSIVGVFHYLPDHLKPYDLVRQLVEPLAPGSLLIFSHCTPDFAPELWERAMVVYKADGGEAQVRSKEEVTRFFEGTELVEPGVVSPFRWYPDEETERLVEKGEFTDIMCSLWVGVGRKP; encoded by the coding sequence ATGGCTGAATCGCAGGATGCCGACGTCGACCCGGGAATGTACGAGCAGCTGAAGCTCGACCGGCCGCACGGCGCTCGGGTGTACGACTACTTCTTGGGCGGCAAGGACAACTTCGCCATCGACCGGCAGGCTGCCGAGCACCTGCTGCAGGCGTTCCCGGGCTTCCGTACCGCCGCCCTGTCGAACCGGATGTGGATGCACCGCGCGGCCCGGTACGCCGCCGAGCAGGGCATCACCCAGTTCCTCGACATCGGTACCGGGATCCCGACCAGCCCGAACCTGCACGAGGTCGTCCAGGAGATCGTCCCGTCGGCGCACGTGGTGTACGCCGACAACGACCCGATCGTGCTCGCGCACTCGCGTGCGCTGCTGGTCAGCAAGCCGGAAGGCCGGACGGCGTACCTCGAGGCCGACGTCATCGACCCGCAGGCGATCCTGCAGTCCGACGAGGTCAAGGAGCTGATCGACTTCAGCAAGCCGGTCGCGCTCAGCATCGTCGGCGTCTTCCACTACCTGCCGGACCACCTGAAGCCGTACGACCTGGTCCGCCAGCTGGTCGAGCCGCTCGCCCCGGGCTCGCTGCTGATCTTCTCGCACTGCACCCCGGACTTCGCGCCGGAGCTGTGGGAGCGGGCGATGGTGGTCTACAAGGCCGACGGCGGCGAGGCGCAGGTCCGCAGCAAGGAAGAGGTCACCCGGTTCTTCGAGGGCACCGAGCTCGTCGAGCCCGGCGTCGTGTCGCCGTTCCGGTGGTACCCCGACGAGGAGACCGAGCGGCTCGTCGAGAAGGGCGAGTTCACCGACATCATGTGCAGCCTGTGGGTGGGCGTCGGCCGCAAGCCGTAG
- a CDS encoding acyl-CoA thioesterase has translation MDRGAYPHHLAITLRWKDNDVYGHVNNVEYYSFFDTVINDFLIRSGGLDIHRGDVIGLCVDSQCTFKQPLEFPGVVDAGLRCGQLGNSSVRYEVALFREDSEQPAAVGRFVHVFVGRADRRPVPVPERIRAALEGIAP, from the coding sequence ATGGACCGTGGCGCCTACCCGCACCACCTGGCGATCACGCTGCGGTGGAAGGACAACGACGTCTACGGTCATGTCAACAACGTCGAGTACTACAGCTTCTTCGACACCGTGATCAACGACTTCCTGATCCGGTCGGGTGGACTCGACATCCACCGCGGCGACGTGATCGGGTTGTGCGTGGACTCGCAGTGCACGTTCAAGCAACCGCTCGAGTTTCCCGGCGTCGTGGACGCCGGGTTGCGGTGCGGTCAGCTGGGAAACTCCAGCGTGCGGTACGAGGTCGCCTTGTTCCGTGAGGATTCGGAGCAGCCGGCGGCTGTGGGCCGGTTCGTGCACGTGTTCGTCGGGCGTGCCGACCGGCGGCCGGTTCCGGTGCCCGAGCGGATCCGTGCGGCGCTGGAAGGGATCGCGCCATGA
- a CDS encoding zinc-dependent alcohol dehydrogenase family protein produces MIVRGAVLREMGLPAPYAESRPLRVEEVELAPPGPGELLVRIRAAGLCHSDLSVIDGSRPRVMPMLLGHEATGEVVVSNAPGFAPGDVIACAFVPACGTCAPCTDGRPALCEPAATANTAGTLLSGTRRLTTPTPNQPPDATPSPGTAPAASGSPAYVHHHLGVSGFAEHAVVSARSAVKMDPALPPEIAALFGCAVMTGVGAVVNTAQVRAGRSTAIFGLGGVGLSALLGAVLVGAHPIVAVDVVPSKLALARSLGATAVVDARDADAVEQVRDATAGGAEYAFETVGSAKVLEQAYAATHRGGTTVTVGLPHPSQSFSVPAVSLVAEERRVLGSYLGSSVPSRDIPRYVALYQAGRLPVDRLLTATVGLDDLNQAFDELAAGTSIRQVLLF; encoded by the coding sequence ATGATCGTCCGCGGCGCCGTACTGCGGGAGATGGGGTTGCCGGCGCCGTACGCCGAGTCTCGGCCGCTGCGCGTGGAAGAGGTGGAGCTGGCGCCGCCGGGGCCGGGGGAGTTGCTGGTCCGGATCCGGGCGGCCGGGCTGTGCCACTCGGACCTGTCGGTGATCGACGGTTCGCGCCCGCGGGTGATGCCGATGCTCCTTGGCCACGAGGCGACCGGCGAGGTCGTGGTGTCCAACGCGCCCGGCTTCGCGCCGGGCGACGTGATCGCATGCGCCTTCGTCCCCGCCTGCGGCACCTGCGCCCCCTGCACCGACGGCCGCCCCGCCCTCTGCGAACCAGCCGCCACCGCCAACACCGCCGGCACCCTCCTCTCCGGCACCCGCCGCCTCACCACCCCCACCCCCAACCAACCGCCCGACGCCACCCCCTCTCCCGGCACGGCCCCGGCTGCCAGTGGCTCACCGGCGTACGTTCACCACCATCTGGGTGTGTCTGGCTTTGCGGAGCATGCTGTGGTGTCGGCGCGTTCGGCGGTGAAGATGGACCCGGCTTTGCCGCCCGAGATCGCCGCACTGTTCGGGTGCGCGGTGATGACCGGCGTCGGCGCCGTGGTCAACACCGCACAGGTACGCGCCGGACGAAGTACCGCGATCTTCGGCCTCGGCGGCGTAGGCCTCTCAGCGCTCCTGGGCGCAGTACTCGTCGGCGCACACCCGATCGTCGCCGTGGACGTCGTGCCGTCGAAGCTCGCCCTGGCCCGCTCGCTGGGCGCCACCGCGGTGGTGGACGCGCGCGACGCCGACGCGGTCGAGCAGGTGCGAGACGCGACGGCGGGCGGAGCGGAGTACGCCTTCGAAACGGTCGGCAGCGCGAAGGTCCTCGAGCAGGCGTACGCCGCGACACACCGCGGCGGCACCACAGTCACCGTCGGTCTGCCGCATCCGTCGCAGTCGTTCAGCGTGCCCGCGGTCAGCCTGGTCGCGGAGGAGCGCAGGGTGTTGGGCTCGTACCTCGGCTCGTCGGTGCCGTCACGAGACATCCCGCGGTACGTCGCCCTGTACCAGGCCGGCCGATTGCCGGTCGACCGGCTGCTGACCGCGACCGTCGGGCTCGACGACCTCAACCAGGCCTTCGACGAGCTGGCCGCGGGTACGTCGATCCGTCAGGTGCTGCTGTTCTGA
- a CDS encoding YciI family protein produces MRFMMVFKASEESEAGQPPSEQGLTAMGLVMAEMAEKGVLLAGDGLLPSSHGFRMQLDEGKRRVVDGPFAETKELVAGFCLIEVASREEAMEWGWRCLAADARTGGDPETTGLLEIRPVATADFFGDNYTDEARDRNDQTFQKAAENLQNSST; encoded by the coding sequence ATGCGCTTCATGATGGTGTTCAAGGCGAGCGAGGAGTCCGAGGCCGGGCAGCCGCCGAGCGAGCAGGGCCTGACCGCGATGGGCCTGGTGATGGCCGAGATGGCGGAGAAGGGCGTCCTGCTCGCGGGCGACGGGCTGCTGCCCAGCTCGCACGGCTTCCGGATGCAGCTCGACGAGGGGAAGCGCCGGGTGGTCGACGGCCCGTTCGCGGAGACCAAAGAGCTGGTCGCCGGGTTCTGCCTGATCGAGGTCGCGTCCCGCGAGGAGGCGATGGAGTGGGGCTGGCGGTGCCTCGCGGCGGACGCGCGCACCGGCGGGGATCCCGAGACGACCGGACTGCTGGAGATCCGGCCGGTCGCCACGGCCGACTTCTTCGGCGACAACTACACAGACGAGGCCCGCGACCGGAACGATCAGACGTTCCAGAAGGCCGCCGAGAACCTTCAGAACAGCAGCACCTGA
- a CDS encoding pre-peptidase C-terminal domain-containing protein, which translates to MHTRPRRIGALAVTGAVAFGALAVVVGNQADAQQPAPVAIEQVLGQELPGKTALARVESRLAEVAERNQMSIDHLRETLATDKAAWLDDGGRLFYREPVATATEQAADAAASPRWATTAVTSATGPAFELHSKPGSKRVIYLDFTGHTITGTAWNTNGKPSTVTVKPYDTNGNTSTWSTAEQDVIHEVWARVAEDYAPFNVDVTTQQPTAAAITRSDASDAYYGTRVLIDPGTWYQSGCGCGGVAYVGVYDQTSRHAYYQPALVFTKGVGTGAKNIAEVASHEAGHNVGLSHDGTASAGYYRGHGAWAPIMGSGYTKAITQWSKGEYSGANNKQNDFTVMGQNGMTLRADDYGNTTATAKALTLGTSVRGMYAADSDVDVFRIDLKAGTFNFAANAAAIGANLDIKLQLLNSAGTVLATANPASGQSSASTPTGMSASINRQVAAGRYYLRVVNTGYGNPLNTGYSTYGSVGRYTVRVTAG; encoded by the coding sequence ATGCACACCCGCCCCCGCCGGATCGGTGCGCTCGCCGTTACCGGCGCTGTTGCTTTCGGAGCGCTCGCGGTCGTCGTCGGCAACCAGGCCGACGCCCAGCAGCCCGCTCCCGTCGCGATCGAGCAGGTACTCGGCCAGGAGTTGCCGGGCAAGACCGCGCTTGCCCGCGTCGAGTCCCGGCTCGCCGAGGTCGCCGAGCGGAACCAGATGTCCATCGACCACCTCCGCGAGACTCTCGCCACCGACAAGGCCGCGTGGCTCGATGACGGCGGCCGGCTGTTCTACCGTGAGCCGGTTGCCACCGCCACGGAGCAGGCGGCCGATGCCGCGGCCTCCCCGCGCTGGGCCACCACCGCGGTCACGTCCGCAACCGGACCGGCGTTCGAGTTACACAGCAAGCCCGGATCGAAACGAGTCATCTACCTCGACTTCACCGGTCACACGATCACCGGTACAGCGTGGAACACGAACGGCAAACCTTCGACGGTCACCGTCAAGCCGTACGACACCAACGGCAACACCAGTACCTGGAGTACTGCCGAACAGGACGTCATTCACGAGGTCTGGGCCCGCGTCGCCGAAGACTATGCGCCGTTCAATGTCGACGTGACCACGCAGCAGCCGACCGCTGCGGCGATCACCCGGTCCGATGCGTCGGACGCCTACTACGGCACGCGCGTACTGATCGACCCGGGGACCTGGTACCAGTCGGGCTGCGGGTGCGGCGGGGTCGCGTACGTCGGCGTGTACGACCAGACCAGCAGGCACGCGTACTACCAGCCGGCACTGGTGTTCACCAAGGGTGTCGGCACCGGCGCGAAGAACATCGCCGAGGTTGCGTCGCACGAGGCCGGGCACAACGTCGGGCTCAGCCACGACGGTACGGCGTCGGCCGGGTACTACCGGGGCCACGGCGCATGGGCGCCGATCATGGGCTCCGGCTACACCAAGGCGATCACCCAGTGGAGCAAGGGTGAGTACTCCGGGGCCAACAACAAGCAGAACGATTTCACTGTGATGGGCCAGAACGGCATGACGCTGCGGGCCGATGACTACGGCAACACCACCGCCACCGCCAAGGCGCTGACCCTCGGCACGAGTGTGCGGGGCATGTACGCCGCCGACTCCGATGTCGACGTGTTCCGCATCGATCTCAAGGCCGGCACCTTCAACTTCGCCGCGAACGCGGCCGCGATCGGTGCGAACCTCGACATCAAACTCCAGTTGCTGAACTCGGCGGGAACCGTCCTCGCCACTGCCAACCCGGCGTCCGGACAGTCGAGCGCGAGCACCCCGACCGGAATGAGCGCAAGCATCAACCGCCAGGTCGCGGCCGGCCGGTACTACCTGCGGGTCGTGAACACCGGGTACGGCAACCCGCTGAACACCGGCTACTCGACGTACGGCAGCGTCGGCAGGTACACCGTTCGCGTCACCGCGGGCTGA